A section of the Deltaproteobacteria bacterium genome encodes:
- a CDS encoding Rrf2 family transcriptional regulator yields MRLSKKAEYGLRALIYAARFPEGTTFQIKDLAEKNGIPKKFLELILLELKNAGILRSRRGVGGGYLLDRRPDTIRSSEIIRAIEGPVLQTGETKGKGNQEGEEVSPAVWRLVKETSEAIETVLDRWTLADLAREELEAAERKRRHVMYFI; encoded by the coding sequence ATGAGGCTTTCGAAAAAAGCGGAATACGGTCTGAGGGCGCTGATCTATGCCGCCCGATTCCCGGAAGGAACCACATTCCAGATCAAGGACCTCGCGGAAAAGAACGGGATTCCGAAGAAGTTTCTCGAATTGATTCTCCTCGAACTGAAAAACGCGGGCATCCTTCGCAGCCGGAGGGGAGTGGGGGGCGGCTACCTGCTGGATCGCCGGCCGGACACAATCCGCTCCTCGGAGATCATCCGTGCGATCGAGGGGCCCGTGCTGCAAACGGGAGAAACGAAGGGGAAGGGGAATCAGGAAGGCGAGGAGGTATCCCCCGCGGTATGGCGGCTGGTCAAGGAAACATCCGAGGCCATTGAGACGGTCCTGGACAGGTGGACGCTGGCCGATCTCGCTCGCGAAGAACTGGAAGCGGCGGAGCGGAAACGGCGCCATGTAATGTATTTCATCTGA
- a CDS encoding sulfurtransferase TusA family protein, producing MTPMLDITRDVCPMTFVKVKMGLSKMTTSEHLEVRLKEEALKNVISSLKSEGHKIVRVEKQGEIFHMVIEKSETRSSTA from the coding sequence ATGACGCCGATGCTCGATATCACGAGAGATGTCTGCCCGATGACGTTCGTGAAAGTGAAAATGGGCCTTTCGAAGATGACCACTTCGGAACATCTGGAAGTCCGCCTGAAGGAAGAGGCGCTGAAAAACGTGATCTCCTCCCTGAAGTCGGAAGGGCACAAGATCGTCCGGGTGGAAAAGCAGGGGGAAATCTTCCATATGGTGATCGAGAAGTCGGAGACGCGGAGTTCAACCGCTTGA